The Syntrophorhabdaceae bacterium genome contains the following window.
AGATCCTGAGGAAAGGTAGTCCCGTGAAGGGGATGGTCTGGATGTTGAGAAAAGGCCTCGCAAGGCTCGCGCCTATCTCCTGTAATGTTCGTTCAAGCTCCTCTGTCTTACGCGCAATCTCTTCAATGGGCGCGCGGGACATGATGCCGAAAAGCGGCATAGGCAGTTCGTAAACAACTTTGCCATCCCGAGCGATCACGATACCCCCCTGCATATCGATCAACCTGTTCACAGCAACTTCCATATCTTTTTCGTGGCTTCCGATGGTGAGGATATTGCCCGTGTCCCATATCACCGTTGTGGCCACGGCCCCGTTCTTGATGCCCGTGCCCCTGATAAATCCTCTGCCTCGTTGTGCGGGTTTCCTCTTATTGATAACGGCAACGGGGATGATATCGTTTGATAGGTCTTTTTCCAGGTAGCCACCGCTGACCGTTGTCTTTACCTCGACTTCCTTGGTGATGGTTGGATTTACGATCTCGATGACCCGGATGGTTTGGCGCTTTCCCCGCGCCTTGATCTTGAAATCGTCTTCGCTCACGTGCTTCGTTGTGATGGTTTTCTGTACGTTTAGCGGGTATTGATGAGGCTTGATTGCCTTCAGGAATTTTCCGGACTCCCAGACGATCTCGCCGCCCGCCATGACCTTCTCGATGGCCACGCGGTCAAGATCACTTAAGAAAAGCATATCGGCATACCTCAAAGGGGCGATGGCCCCGAGATATCTCATGCCATAATAATCCGCAGGGTTGATGGTTACCATCTTGATCGCCTCCATCGGCGAGAAGCCGTAGCGTATGGCCTTTCTTACGATAGAGTCGAGATATCCCTCCCGAGAGAGCATCACGGCGTCGAAGAAATCCGAGACGAGCATTAATCGTCGCTTGTCGAAGGTCATGTCCTTGAGCTTTGATAGCTCGGGCAGTTCCTGTCTCACGAAGCCCTCTCGGATCATTATGTAGAGGCCGGAGCGTAACTTCTCCATCACTTCATCCACGTTGATCGATTCGTGGCAGGAGGTAATGCCTGTCAGGATATACTCGATAAGTCTTTTTCCTCGGGCTCCGGCGGAATGGCCGTCAAGGCGTTTGTTGAGAGAGAGCGCGTACGCTGCCTGGCTCAATATTCTTTTGT
Protein-coding sequences here:
- a CDS encoding adenine deaminase C-terminal domain-containing protein, with protein sequence MNRQTITTLLNVVKGTVPPDAIITNGKIVNVFTNSIDEGFSLIIKDGYIASVEENALAASYKSANVIDARGLYLCPGFIDAHTHVDGIYSFSEFVPYAIRGGTTTVVTETSATSCAAGMEGLRAYMEGTRGYPLRCFFLAPPLTPPFPRMENSLGLTLREFSAMLKRDDVVGIGEAYWTRIVGGDKRILSQAAYALSLNKRLDGHSAGARGKRLIEYILTGITSCHESINVDEVMEKLRSGLYIMIREGFVRQELPELSKLKDMTFDKRRLMLVSDFFDAVMLSREGYLDSIVRKAIRYGFSPMEAIKMVTINPADYYGMRYLGAIAPLRYADMLFLSDLDRVAIEKVMAGGEIVWESGKFLKAIKPHQYPLNVQKTITTKHVSEDDFKIKARGKRQTIRVIEIVNPTITKEVEVKTTVSGGYLEKDLSNDIIPVAVINKRKPAQRGRGFIRGTGIKNGAVATTVIWDTGNILTIGSHEKDMEVAVNRLIDMQGGIVIARDGKVVYELPMPLFGIMSRAPIEEIARKTEELERTLQEIGASLARPFLNIQTIPFTGLPFLRISDKGLVDVKKKKLVSIFVKDKQG